One Serpentinicella alkaliphila DNA segment encodes these proteins:
- a CDS encoding PAS domain S-box protein, with protein MKDRVRELEEEIVSLRIENETLKKQLSYITSHRINETESKGLIQGSENETSVSLEEISGNSISIMLLIDPSNGKIIDANDLALNFYGYTKSQIKNMNISDINILSKYEIQKEMKRASRSTKNLFYFNHKLSNGDLRNVLVISDLINVHGRNLLFSRIFDITDSNRKSKKLIESENKFKHMFNNINDMILVFTIDKYGNIRNFVEANEAACYLLGYTYEEILKLSPVYIEKRENNTLKNLVKLIIKNKYGTFQTKFITKKRNYIPVEINAHYFELNDEINILMVAKDISKRKEIEYALKNSIKQQEKLLSALPAAIFIVDKNKILSVNEYGKNLLGYDSCDELLGKDYLQFVVHPDYHDKVKARNKIKTIDAPLIEEKYIKKNGEVVDVEVTALKIPYENGSALLIFATNITEWKTMQNELIEMSQVEKLRTEFFANLSHELRTPLNVILGSLQLQEFYLKNERMGINTDKYKKIHERTKRNCYRLLRLVNNLIDITRIDSGFYEVGFQNYDIVHLIKTIVKAIEDYVVKKNLNIQFNTNVDSLIIACDPEKIERIMLNLLSNSIKFTEPKGHIKVEINTTEQEAIIVVKDSGIGIPKEKQDIIFERFVQVDKSLTRRHEGSGIGLSLVKSLVELHNGSISVISAVKEGSEFIIKLPNRTDIISNEEYKINSYDSFNIERMHIEFSDIYSK; from the coding sequence ATGAAAGATAGGGTTAGAGAACTAGAAGAAGAAATAGTCAGCCTTAGAATTGAGAACGAGACATTAAAAAAACAGTTAAGTTATATTACTAGTCATAGGATTAATGAGACTGAATCCAAGGGCCTAATACAAGGTAGTGAGAATGAAACTTCTGTTAGTTTGGAAGAAATATCTGGAAATAGTATATCTATAATGCTTTTGATAGATCCATCTAATGGTAAAATTATTGATGCTAATGATCTGGCATTAAACTTCTACGGGTATACAAAATCGCAAATTAAGAATATGAACATTTCTGATATTAATATTTTATCAAAATATGAGATTCAAAAAGAAATGAAAAGGGCATCCAGAAGTACAAAAAATCTGTTTTATTTTAATCATAAATTATCAAATGGAGATTTACGTAATGTTTTAGTAATTAGTGACCTCATAAATGTTCATGGAAGAAACCTTTTATTCTCAAGAATTTTTGATATAACTGATAGCAATAGGAAAAGTAAAAAATTGATTGAGAGTGAAAATAAATTTAAGCATATGTTTAATAACATTAATGATATGATATTAGTATTTACAATCGATAAATATGGCAATATAAGAAATTTTGTAGAGGCCAACGAGGCCGCATGCTATTTACTAGGTTACACATATGAAGAAATTTTAAAGCTTTCGCCAGTTTACATAGAAAAAAGAGAAAATAATACTTTGAAAAATTTGGTTAAGTTAATAATTAAGAACAAATATGGGACCTTTCAAACCAAATTTATTACTAAAAAAAGAAACTATATTCCTGTAGAAATTAATGCTCATTATTTTGAACTTAATGATGAAATAAATATTTTAATGGTTGCTAAAGACATTTCTAAAAGGAAAGAAATAGAATATGCATTAAAAAACAGTATAAAGCAGCAAGAAAAACTTTTATCTGCCTTACCTGCAGCAATATTTATAGTAGATAAAAATAAAATTTTGTCTGTAAATGAATATGGCAAAAATTTATTAGGTTATGATAGTTGTGATGAGCTTTTAGGAAAAGATTATCTTCAATTTGTTGTCCATCCGGACTATCACGATAAGGTAAAGGCTAGAAATAAAATTAAGACAATAGATGCGCCTCTAATCGAAGAAAAATATATTAAAAAAAATGGTGAAGTAGTTGATGTTGAAGTAACAGCATTAAAGATTCCTTATGAAAATGGCAGCGCCCTTTTAATTTTTGCTACAAATATAACAGAGTGGAAAACAATGCAAAACGAGTTAATTGAAATGAGTCAGGTAGAAAAGCTTAGAACAGAGTTTTTTGCTAATTTATCCCATGAACTTAGGACTCCATTAAATGTTATACTAGGCAGTCTACAACTGCAAGAGTTCTATCTAAAAAATGAAAGAATGGGAATTAATACAGATAAATATAAGAAGATTCACGAGAGAACTAAAAGAAATTGTTATAGATTGCTACGTCTAGTAAACAATCTAATAGATATAACTAGAATTGACTCGGGTTTTTACGAAGTTGGTTTTCAAAACTATGATATAGTACATTTAATTAAAACTATTGTTAAGGCTATAGAAGACTATGTAGTTAAGAAAAATTTAAATATACAATTTAACACAAATGTAGATTCATTAATTATTGCATGTGATCCTGAAAAAATTGAAAGAATAATGCTAAATCTACTCTCAAATTCTATTAAGTTTACAGAACCGAAGGGTCATATAAAAGTAGAAATTAATACAACTGAACAGGAAGCAATTATTGTAGTTAAAGATTCAGGCATAGGAATCCCAAAAGAGAAACAGGATATAATTTTTGAAAGATTTGTTCAAGTAGATAAATCATTGACCCGAAGGCATGAGGGGAGTGGCATTGGTTTGTCCTTGGTTAAATCATTAGTTGAATTACATAATGGGAGTATATCAGTAATAAGTGCTGTTAAAGAGGGAAGCGAATTTATAATCAAATTACCTAATAGAACGGATATAATAAGTAACGAGGAATATAAAATCAATAGTTATGATTCATTTAATATTGAAAGAATGCATATAGAGTTTTCAGATATTTACTCAAAATGA
- a CDS encoding response regulator, with amino-acid sequence MPKILIVDDSSFMRVSIKTLLEKHGYEVIGEASNGAIGVELYKELKPDIVTMDITMPIMTGIEAVKAIKVFDANAKIIMLSAMGQEGLIRDSIIAGAKTFIVKPFKEAHFLDILKKLC; translated from the coding sequence ATGCCCAAAATTTTAATTGTTGATGATTCATCTTTTATGAGAGTATCGATTAAAACATTGTTAGAAAAACATGGTTATGAAGTAATTGGAGAGGCATCAAATGGAGCTATTGGAGTTGAATTATATAAAGAACTAAAACCTGACATAGTTACAATGGATATAACAATGCCAATTATGACAGGCATTGAAGCAGTAAAAGCTATAAAAGTCTTTGATGCTAACGCTAAGATAATAATGTTATCTGCCATGGGACAAGAAGGTTTAATAAGGGATTCAATAATTGCTGGTGCAAAAACCTTTATCGTAAAACCTTTTAAAGAAGCACACTTTTTAGATATTCTTAAAAAGCTATGTTAG
- a CDS encoding transposase: MMKDEFEKNKEVAATYRGAYLLISNRVDNPEEALDAYIKRWSIEVFFRTAKQELGLNSCHSTSESHHYAHIELIFTAETLLVYARWELNNKGAEEGFTHGEMVRNFFNATYRIVIKAQQCFQTIQVHFDTEVRQFARLIDKFWPKNLLLGWFTVQNSQYMESTA, from the coding sequence ATGATGAAGGATGAATTTGAGAAAAACAAAGAGGTTGCGGCTACATATCGTGGGGCTTACCTTTTGATTAGTAATAGGGTCGATAATCCTGAAGAAGCTTTAGATGCATATATTAAGCGTTGGAGCATTGAGGTTTTTTTTAGAACTGCAAAACAAGAACTGGGGTTGAATTCTTGCCACTCAACGTCGGAAAGTCATCATTACGCCCATATTGAGCTCATTTTTACAGCAGAAACTTTACTTGTCTATGCAAGATGGGAACTCAATAATAAAGGCGCTGAAGAAGGCTTCACCCACGGCGAAATGGTCCGAAACTTTTTCAACGCCACATACCGTATCGTTATAAAAGCACAGCAATGCTTTCAAACTATACAAGTACATTTTGACACAGAAGTTAGGCAATTTGCAAGACTTATTGATAAATTTTGGCCGAAGAATTTATTGTTAGGTTGGTTTACTGTGCAAAATTCCCAGTATATGGAGTCAACTGCATAA